Proteins from one Gossypium raimondii isolate GPD5lz chromosome 8, ASM2569854v1, whole genome shotgun sequence genomic window:
- the LOC128042955 gene encoding secreted RxLR effector protein 161-like: MNEQTKVVSTLLASHFKLFAQLSPSTNTEQEYMLQVPYSNAVGSLMYVMVCTRPDISQAVSIVSRYMHNPGKGHWQAVKRILLYIRNTMDIGLLFKQDTTLGKGVIEYVDSDYADDLDKRRSTTGYVFTLAGGPISWKSTLQSTVALSTTKAEYMVVTEAVTKAVKETIWLQGMVKTLGLVQEHINVYCDSQSAIHLAKNQVYHARTKHSTYVDEGKIHLQKIKTADNPADMMTKVVTTIKFEHCSNLINILHV; this comes from the coding sequence ATGAACGAGCAGACAAAAGTTGTAAGTACCCTGTTGGCTTCTCATTTCAAACTTTTTGCACAACTATCTCCTTCGACGAATACGGAACAAGAATACATGTTACAAGTTCCGTATTCTAATGCAGTAGGTAGCTTGATGTATGTAATGGTGTGTACAAGGCCCGACATTTCACAGGCAGTTAGTATAGTGAGCAGGTACATGCATAATCCTGGAAAAGGACATTGGCAAGCTGTGAAAAGGATTCTACTGTATATTCGGAATACCATGGATATTGGATTACTGTTCAAGCAGGATACTACACTTGGTAAAGGTGTTATTGAgtacgttgattctgattatgCCGATGATTTAGACAAACGAAGATCAACCACTGGTTATGTGTTTACACTTGCTGGAGGACCAATAAGTTGGAAGTCTACACTGCAGTCTACAGTTGCGTTGTCAACCACAAAAGCTGAATACATGGTTGTAACAGAGGCTGTAACAAAGGCTGTAAAGGAAACTATTTGGTTACAAGGTATGGTTAAAACCTTGGGATTGGTTCAGGAGCATATTAACGTgtattgtgatagtcaaagtgctATTCATTTAGCAAAGAATCAAGTCTATCATGCACGTACAAAGCATTCGACGTACGTTGATGAGGGGAAAATTCACCTTCAGAAGATTAAGACTGCAGATAATCCCGCAGATATGATGACCAAGGTGGTAACAACAATCAAGTTCGAACATTGTTCGAACTTGATCAATATTCTGCATGTTTAA
- the LOC105790359 gene encoding uncharacterized protein LOC105790359 isoform X1, whose product MGEHEGWTAQQAPSGLLPNGLLPNEATSMIRMLDSERWTKAEERTAELIACIQPNAPSEGRRNAVADYVQRLISKCFPCQVFTFGSVPLKTYLPDGDIDLTAFSKDQNLKDSWAHQVRDMLQNEEKHENAEFRVKEVQYIQAEVKIIKCLVENIVVDISFNQLGGLCTLCFLEEVDLLINQNHLFKRSIILIKAWCYYESRILGAHHGLISTYALETLVLYIFHVFNNSFSGPLEVLYRFLEFFSKFDWENFCVSLRGPVPIRSLPDITAEPPRRDGGDLLLSKYFLDTCSSRYAVCQENQGQPFVSKYFNVIDPLRLNNNLGRSVSKGNFFRIRSAFSFGAKKLARLLDCPKEDLYYEVNQFFMNTWERHGCGQRPDAPRNDLWPLRFSNSDHTRGSKNVRNNSSSKGNHISSGHETEAEEVQVSCGVPSHNHPSESTISDVSTVFHSQRSYGSMSNSKTSDQVRWNCNSNQNVHNDTGQRNSKAENLVTDVQGRYIFARTCSSPELTETYEEATSRGRRNRMQESGEKTQIGSMRSDTNRRNNMGSVMLASYNIKSCDDPSSTRQTSTRQSIAAASDPNSLLNGNQDDLGLGTMAQDFSSIPGSQGMHQEEQDLVNMIASSTTHGFNGQVPVPLNLAAGHLPFSLQSLSTGYNQRNLGGIVPANIQMFPHGLVSPPLAHYISGIELPSNAENSVEPSSGNFGSSEMNPGEVEHELHHEHDRGSVGGFDLDNENFEIRPSDDNQLSTSAGYEAGSSGQKFTKETRGSNREHHLDVCQFQDNRASDVYFDERTASSISMLASHTSSLRSKTLTESSWEGSSARASKSAREKRGRKTAASVLHFAACGKGKSVSERSSQADDDGRDWNPPSIGGTEMVERTIGPQPVGSFPVPKHQMPGEEAQTSGPDSSIPIAPFLLGPGSGQRTMDNSGVPPLAFMITGPPVPFLFCPVYNIPAETGTPEASAGHFSWDEGLDNNDSGKTFESSEGLDQSEVLSTSMRKVSSLDPSEHKSDILNSDIASHWQNLLYGRFCQNSRYPPNSLYPSPVVVPPIYLQGHFPWDGPGRPLSYDMNLFSQLMNYGPHVLPVAPLQSVSNRPATFQRYVDEMPRYHSGTGTYLPNPKVSMRERPSANTRRGKYNPDRNDHHGDKEGNLNANTKSRAAGHNHGCNQNDKSRFTFDQFAGESRAERPWGSHRHDSFTSYQSWNRTVRSNSSQSSPASMPYGMYPLAAMNPNGVSSNGPTIPSVVMLYPYDHNSPTEQLEFGSLGPFSFSGMNEVSQPSDGSSSTGVFDDQRFYGTSAQRSLPDQPSSPTPTTKGDFDFIARSMS is encoded by the exons ATGGGAGAGCATGAAGGGTGGACGGCGCAGCAGGCACCGAGCGGGCTATTGCCGAACGGTTTGTTACCCAATGAAGCCACCTCTATGATTAGGATGCTTGACTCGGAACGATGGACGAAGGCTGAGGAAAGAACTGCTGAACTCATTGCCTGCATACAGCCCAATGCACCCTCGGAAGGTCGCCGTAATGCTGTTGCTGACTATGTTCAGCGCCTCATCTCCAAATGCTTCCCTTGTCAG GTCTTTACTTTTGGGTCTGTGCCCCTCAAGACATATTTGCCAGATGGGGATATCGACTTAACAGCTTTCAGCAAggatcaaaatttgaaagattCTTGGGCTCATCAGGTTCGTGATATGCTGCAAAATGAAGAAAAACACGAGAATGCTGAATTCCGAGTGAAAGAAGTTCAATACATTCAGGCTGAG GTGAAGATAATAAAGTGTCTCGTAGAAAATATTGTGGTAGACATTTCATTTAATCAGCTTGGTGGATTATGTACGCTTTGTTTCCTTGAAGAG GTTGATCTTTTGATAAATCAGAACCATTTGTTCAAACGTAGTATCATATTGATAAAGGCATGGTGTTATTATGAGAGCCGTATACTGGGTGCTCATCATGGACTTATCTCAACCTACGCCCTGGAAACCTTAGTTCTTTACATATTCCATGTTTTCAATAATTCCTTTTCTGGACCACTCGAG GTCCTATATCGTTTTCTTGAGTTCTTTAGCAAGTTTGATTGGGAAAATTTTTGTGTTAGCCTCCGGGGTCCTGTCCCAATTCGTTCGCTGCCAGACATAACAG CCGAACCTCCTCGAAGAGATGGTGGAGACTTGTTACTTAGCAAATATTTTCTTGATACTTGTAGTTCAAGATATGCTGTTTGCCAGGAAAACCAGGGCCAACCATTTGTTTCTAAATATTTCAATGTAATTGATCCTTTGCGTTTAAATAACAATCTTGGACGTAGTGTTAGTAAAG GTAATTTCTTTAGGATACGCAGTGCGTTTTCATTTGGAGCTAAAAAGTTGGCAAGACTACTTGATTGTCCCAAAGAGGACCTGTATTATGAAGTAAATCAATTCTTTATGAATACATGGGAAAGGCATGGCTGTGGCCAACGTCCTGATGCACCAAGGAATGATTTGTGGCCTTTGAGATTTTCAAATTCAGACCACACTCGTGGATCTAAGAATGTCAGAAACAATTCAAGCAGCAAGGGAAATCATATTTCCTCTGGGCATGAAACTGAAGCTGAAGAAGTTCAAGTATCTTGTGGTGTTCCCTCACATAATCATCCATCGGAAAGCACAATTAGTGATGTATCTACTGTTTTTCATAGCCAAAGGAGCTATGGTAGCATGAGCAACTCAAAGACCTCCGATCAGGTTAGATGGAATTGTAATTCCAATCAGAATGTTCATAATGATACTGGCCAGAGGAATTCTAAAGCGGAGAATTTGGTGACTGATGTTCAAGGAAGATATATTTTTGCAAGGACATGTTCGAGTCCTGAGCTTACTGAAACTTATGAGGAAGCTACTTCTCGAGGAAGGCGGAACAGAATGCAAGAGAGTGGGGAAAAAACACAGATTGGTTCTATGCGATCAGATACTAACAGGAGGAATAATATGGGATCTGTTATGTTGGCAAGCTATAACATTAAATCATGTGATGATCCTTCATCTACAAGGCAAACGTCAACCCGTCAAAGCATTGCTGCTGCTTCTGATCCAAACAGTCTTCTTAATGGTAACCAAGATGATTTAGGCTTGGGAACCATGGCTCAGGACTTCTCTTCGATTCCAGGTTCACAAGGAATGCATCAAGAAGAGCAGGATTTAGTGAACATGATCGCATCTTCTACAACTCATGGCTTTAATGGTCAGGTTCCTGTTCCGCTAAATTTAGCTGCAGGTCACTTACCTTTTTCTCTCCAGTCTCTATCAACTGGCTACAATCAGAGAAATTTGGGAGGGATTGTTCCCGCTAATATTCAAATGTTTCCCCATGGATTGGTTTCTCCTCCTTTGGCCCATTATATTTCTGGCATTGAATTACCCTCAAATGCAGAGAATTCCGTTGAGCCCAGTAGTGGTAATTTTGGTTCTTCAGAAATGAACCCAGGGGAAGTGGAACATGAGTTACATCATGAACACGACAGAGGCTCTGTTGGTGGTTTTGATCttgataatgaaaattttgaaatccgTCCATCAGATGATAACCAACTTTCAACTTCAGCTGGCTATGAGGCTGGCAGCTCTGGACAGAAGTTTACAAAAGAAACTCGAGGGTCAAATAGGGAACATCATCTAGATGTTTGCCAATttcaagataatagagctagtgatgtttattttgatgaaagaaCTGCAAGTTCTATATCCATGCTTGCTTCGCATACTAGTTCACTCAGAAGTAAAACCTTAACAGAAAGTTCTTGGGAAGGGTCTTCAGCAAGGGCCTCTAAGTCAGCTAGGGAGAAGCGAGGTAGGAAAACTGCTGCTTCTGTGCTTCATTTTGCCGCATGTGGGAAAGGTAAGAGTGTATCTGAACGTTCCTCTCAGGCAGATGACGATGGCAGAGATTGGAATCCACCATCAATAGGGGGCACTGAAATGGTGGAAAGAACTATTGGACCTCAGCCGGTTGGTTCTTTTCCTGTTCCAAAGCATCAAATGCCTGGTGAGGAAGCTCAAACAAGTGGACCAGATTCATCGATACCTATTGCTCCATTCCTCTTAGGTCCAGGTTCAGGCCAAAGAACTATGGATAATTCTGGAGTTCCTCCATTGGCCTTCATGATAACAGGGCCACCAGTTCCATTTTTGTTCTGTCCTGTGTACAACATTCCAGCAGAAACGGGAACTCCAGAAGCATCAGCAGGCCATTTTAGTTGGGATGAAGGTTTGGATAACAATGATTCTGGTAAAACGTTTGAATCATCTGAGGGACTTGATCAATCTGAGGTGCTAAGTACTTCTATGAGAAAGGTTTCATCTCTTGACCCATCAGAGCATAAGTCTGACATTCTTAACAGTGACATTGCTAGCCATTGGCAGAACTTGCTGTATGGACGGTTTTGCCAAAATTCACGATATCCTCCGAATTCGCTTTATCCTTCACCCGTCGTGGTGCCACCCATCTATTTACAAGGTCATTTCCCTTGGGATGGTCCTGGGAGACCTCTTTCTTACGACATGAATCTCTTTTCTCAACTTATGAATTATGGGCCTCATGTTCTTCCTGTTGCTCCCCTCCAATCTGTTTCAAACAGACCTGCCACATTCCAAAGATATGTTGATGAAATGCCAAGATATCACAGTGGTACCGGGACATACCTGCCAAACCCT AAAGTTTCAATGAGAGAACGCCCTTCTGCAAATACAAGGAGAGGAAAATATAATCCTGATAGAAATGACCACCATGGCGATAAAGAAGGGAACTTGAATGCCAATACAAAGTCACGAGCTGCTGGGCACAACCATGGTTGCAACCAAAATGATAAATCAAGGTTCACATTTGACCAATTTGCTGGTGAGAGCAGAGCTGAGAGGCCCTGGGGTTCACATAGACATGATTCATTTACTTCATACCAGTCTTGGAACAGAACAGTCCGCTCAAACTCTTCACAAAGTAGCCCTGCCAGTATGCCATATGGCATGTACCCACTTGCAGCCATGAACCCCAATGGGGTGTCATCTAATGGACCTACCATTCCATCTGTGGTCATGCTGTATCCATACGATCATAATTCCCCTACTGAACAGCTTGAATTTGGCTCTCTTGGACCATTTAGTTTCTCAGGCATGAATGAAGTATCACAGCCAAGTGATGGAAGTAGCTCCACTGGAGTATTTGATGATCAAAGGTTTTATGGTACCTCTGCTCAACGGTCATTGCCAGACCAGCCTTCTTCACCCACACCCACCACCAAAG GGGACTTTGATTTTATTGCCAGATCCATGTCCTAG
- the LOC105790359 gene encoding uncharacterized protein LOC105790359 isoform X2, with translation MGEHEGWTAQQAPSGLLPNGLLPNEATSMIRMLDSERWTKAEERTAELIACIQPNAPSEGRRNAVADYVQRLISKCFPCQVFTFGSVPLKTYLPDGDIDLTAFSKDQNLKDSWAHQVRDMLQNEEKHENAEFRVKEVQYIQAEVKIIKCLVENIVVDISFNQLGGLCTLCFLEEVDLLINQNHLFKRSIILIKAWCYYESRILGAHHGLISTYALETLVLYIFHVFNNSFSGPLEVLYRFLEFFSKFDWENFCVSLRGPVPIRSLPDITAEPPRRDGGDLLLSKYFLDTCSSRYAVCQENQGQPFVSKYFNVIDPLRLNNNLGRSVSKGNFFRIRSAFSFGAKKLARLLDCPKEDLYYEVNQFFMNTWERHGCGQRPDAPRNDLWPLRFSNSDHTRGSKNVRNNSSSKGNHISSGHETEAEEVQVSCGVPSHNHPSESTISDVSTVFHSQRSYGSMSNSKTSDQVRWNCNSNQNVHNDTGQRNSKAENLVTDVQGRYIFARTCSSPELTETYEEATSRGRRNRMQESGEKTQIGSMRSDTNRRNNMGSVMLASYNIKSCDDPSSTRQTSTRQSIAAASDPNSLLNGNQDDLGLGTMAQDFSSIPGSQGMHQEEQDLVNMIASSTTHGFNGQVPVPLNLAAGHLPFSLQSLSTGYNQRNLGGIVPANIQMFPHGLVSPPLAHYISGIELPSNAENSVEPSSGNFGSSEMNPGEVEHELHHEHDRGSVGGFDLDNENFEIRPSDDNQLSTSAGYEAGSSGQKFTKETRGSNREHHLDVCQFQDNRASDVYFDERTASSISMLASHTSSLRSKTLTESSWEGSSARASKSAREKRGRKTAASVLHFAACGKGKSVSERSSQADDDGRDWNPPSIGGTEMVERTIGPQPVGSFPVPKHQMPGEEAQTSGPDSSIPIAPFLLGPGSGQRTMDNSGVPPLAFMITGPPVPFLFCPVYNIPAETGTPEASAGHFSWDEGLDNNDSGKTFESSEGLDQSEVLSTSMRKVSSLDPSEHKSDILNSDIASHWQNLLYGRFCQNSRYPPNSLYPSPVVVPPIYLQGHFPWDGPGRPLSYDMNLFSQLMNYGPHVLPVAPLQSVSNRPATFQRYVDEMPRYHSGTGTYLPNPKVSMRERPSANTRRGKYNPDRNDHHGDKEGNLNANTKSRAAGHNHGCNQNDKSRFTFDQFAGESRAERPWGSHRHDSFTSYQSWNRTVRSNSSQSSPASMPYGMYPLAAMNPNGVSSNGPTIPSVVMLYPYDHNSPTEQLEFGSLGPFSFSGMNEVSQPSDGSSSTGVFDDQRFYGTSAQRSLPDQPSSPTPTTKDPCPRRITIER, from the exons ATGGGAGAGCATGAAGGGTGGACGGCGCAGCAGGCACCGAGCGGGCTATTGCCGAACGGTTTGTTACCCAATGAAGCCACCTCTATGATTAGGATGCTTGACTCGGAACGATGGACGAAGGCTGAGGAAAGAACTGCTGAACTCATTGCCTGCATACAGCCCAATGCACCCTCGGAAGGTCGCCGTAATGCTGTTGCTGACTATGTTCAGCGCCTCATCTCCAAATGCTTCCCTTGTCAG GTCTTTACTTTTGGGTCTGTGCCCCTCAAGACATATTTGCCAGATGGGGATATCGACTTAACAGCTTTCAGCAAggatcaaaatttgaaagattCTTGGGCTCATCAGGTTCGTGATATGCTGCAAAATGAAGAAAAACACGAGAATGCTGAATTCCGAGTGAAAGAAGTTCAATACATTCAGGCTGAG GTGAAGATAATAAAGTGTCTCGTAGAAAATATTGTGGTAGACATTTCATTTAATCAGCTTGGTGGATTATGTACGCTTTGTTTCCTTGAAGAG GTTGATCTTTTGATAAATCAGAACCATTTGTTCAAACGTAGTATCATATTGATAAAGGCATGGTGTTATTATGAGAGCCGTATACTGGGTGCTCATCATGGACTTATCTCAACCTACGCCCTGGAAACCTTAGTTCTTTACATATTCCATGTTTTCAATAATTCCTTTTCTGGACCACTCGAG GTCCTATATCGTTTTCTTGAGTTCTTTAGCAAGTTTGATTGGGAAAATTTTTGTGTTAGCCTCCGGGGTCCTGTCCCAATTCGTTCGCTGCCAGACATAACAG CCGAACCTCCTCGAAGAGATGGTGGAGACTTGTTACTTAGCAAATATTTTCTTGATACTTGTAGTTCAAGATATGCTGTTTGCCAGGAAAACCAGGGCCAACCATTTGTTTCTAAATATTTCAATGTAATTGATCCTTTGCGTTTAAATAACAATCTTGGACGTAGTGTTAGTAAAG GTAATTTCTTTAGGATACGCAGTGCGTTTTCATTTGGAGCTAAAAAGTTGGCAAGACTACTTGATTGTCCCAAAGAGGACCTGTATTATGAAGTAAATCAATTCTTTATGAATACATGGGAAAGGCATGGCTGTGGCCAACGTCCTGATGCACCAAGGAATGATTTGTGGCCTTTGAGATTTTCAAATTCAGACCACACTCGTGGATCTAAGAATGTCAGAAACAATTCAAGCAGCAAGGGAAATCATATTTCCTCTGGGCATGAAACTGAAGCTGAAGAAGTTCAAGTATCTTGTGGTGTTCCCTCACATAATCATCCATCGGAAAGCACAATTAGTGATGTATCTACTGTTTTTCATAGCCAAAGGAGCTATGGTAGCATGAGCAACTCAAAGACCTCCGATCAGGTTAGATGGAATTGTAATTCCAATCAGAATGTTCATAATGATACTGGCCAGAGGAATTCTAAAGCGGAGAATTTGGTGACTGATGTTCAAGGAAGATATATTTTTGCAAGGACATGTTCGAGTCCTGAGCTTACTGAAACTTATGAGGAAGCTACTTCTCGAGGAAGGCGGAACAGAATGCAAGAGAGTGGGGAAAAAACACAGATTGGTTCTATGCGATCAGATACTAACAGGAGGAATAATATGGGATCTGTTATGTTGGCAAGCTATAACATTAAATCATGTGATGATCCTTCATCTACAAGGCAAACGTCAACCCGTCAAAGCATTGCTGCTGCTTCTGATCCAAACAGTCTTCTTAATGGTAACCAAGATGATTTAGGCTTGGGAACCATGGCTCAGGACTTCTCTTCGATTCCAGGTTCACAAGGAATGCATCAAGAAGAGCAGGATTTAGTGAACATGATCGCATCTTCTACAACTCATGGCTTTAATGGTCAGGTTCCTGTTCCGCTAAATTTAGCTGCAGGTCACTTACCTTTTTCTCTCCAGTCTCTATCAACTGGCTACAATCAGAGAAATTTGGGAGGGATTGTTCCCGCTAATATTCAAATGTTTCCCCATGGATTGGTTTCTCCTCCTTTGGCCCATTATATTTCTGGCATTGAATTACCCTCAAATGCAGAGAATTCCGTTGAGCCCAGTAGTGGTAATTTTGGTTCTTCAGAAATGAACCCAGGGGAAGTGGAACATGAGTTACATCATGAACACGACAGAGGCTCTGTTGGTGGTTTTGATCttgataatgaaaattttgaaatccgTCCATCAGATGATAACCAACTTTCAACTTCAGCTGGCTATGAGGCTGGCAGCTCTGGACAGAAGTTTACAAAAGAAACTCGAGGGTCAAATAGGGAACATCATCTAGATGTTTGCCAATttcaagataatagagctagtgatgtttattttgatgaaagaaCTGCAAGTTCTATATCCATGCTTGCTTCGCATACTAGTTCACTCAGAAGTAAAACCTTAACAGAAAGTTCTTGGGAAGGGTCTTCAGCAAGGGCCTCTAAGTCAGCTAGGGAGAAGCGAGGTAGGAAAACTGCTGCTTCTGTGCTTCATTTTGCCGCATGTGGGAAAGGTAAGAGTGTATCTGAACGTTCCTCTCAGGCAGATGACGATGGCAGAGATTGGAATCCACCATCAATAGGGGGCACTGAAATGGTGGAAAGAACTATTGGACCTCAGCCGGTTGGTTCTTTTCCTGTTCCAAAGCATCAAATGCCTGGTGAGGAAGCTCAAACAAGTGGACCAGATTCATCGATACCTATTGCTCCATTCCTCTTAGGTCCAGGTTCAGGCCAAAGAACTATGGATAATTCTGGAGTTCCTCCATTGGCCTTCATGATAACAGGGCCACCAGTTCCATTTTTGTTCTGTCCTGTGTACAACATTCCAGCAGAAACGGGAACTCCAGAAGCATCAGCAGGCCATTTTAGTTGGGATGAAGGTTTGGATAACAATGATTCTGGTAAAACGTTTGAATCATCTGAGGGACTTGATCAATCTGAGGTGCTAAGTACTTCTATGAGAAAGGTTTCATCTCTTGACCCATCAGAGCATAAGTCTGACATTCTTAACAGTGACATTGCTAGCCATTGGCAGAACTTGCTGTATGGACGGTTTTGCCAAAATTCACGATATCCTCCGAATTCGCTTTATCCTTCACCCGTCGTGGTGCCACCCATCTATTTACAAGGTCATTTCCCTTGGGATGGTCCTGGGAGACCTCTTTCTTACGACATGAATCTCTTTTCTCAACTTATGAATTATGGGCCTCATGTTCTTCCTGTTGCTCCCCTCCAATCTGTTTCAAACAGACCTGCCACATTCCAAAGATATGTTGATGAAATGCCAAGATATCACAGTGGTACCGGGACATACCTGCCAAACCCT AAAGTTTCAATGAGAGAACGCCCTTCTGCAAATACAAGGAGAGGAAAATATAATCCTGATAGAAATGACCACCATGGCGATAAAGAAGGGAACTTGAATGCCAATACAAAGTCACGAGCTGCTGGGCACAACCATGGTTGCAACCAAAATGATAAATCAAGGTTCACATTTGACCAATTTGCTGGTGAGAGCAGAGCTGAGAGGCCCTGGGGTTCACATAGACATGATTCATTTACTTCATACCAGTCTTGGAACAGAACAGTCCGCTCAAACTCTTCACAAAGTAGCCCTGCCAGTATGCCATATGGCATGTACCCACTTGCAGCCATGAACCCCAATGGGGTGTCATCTAATGGACCTACCATTCCATCTGTGGTCATGCTGTATCCATACGATCATAATTCCCCTACTGAACAGCTTGAATTTGGCTCTCTTGGACCATTTAGTTTCTCAGGCATGAATGAAGTATCACAGCCAAGTGATGGAAGTAGCTCCACTGGAGTATTTGATGATCAAAGGTTTTATGGTACCTCTGCTCAACGGTCATTGCCAGACCAGCCTTCTTCACCCACACCCACCACCAAAG ATCCATGTCCTAGAAGAATCACAATTGAAAGATGA
- the LOC105790360 gene encoding uncharacterized protein LOC105790360 isoform X2 — MKNLQSTEDKKPSTEDSHEPKTEQQNNQTANGSLADTGSLSASSNNGGKVSCQDIELVQNLIERCLQLYMNRDEVVKTLLNRARIDPGFTTLVWQKLEEENAEFFRAYYIRLKLKKQILLFNHLLEHQYHMMKYPVPPKVPLAPIQNGIHPMPVNNLPMGYPVLQPPIPAAGQPHLDSMGISSCHVVNGVPAPSNFQPMRMNSEKDNATDVTPAAPPTTTVSSMSEMPVSPTSVASSGNFPFTASDMSGIGVDTSALDSAFTTDVASSVGLQLGPENGAGNSRDSLRSLDQIQWNFSLTDLTADLSNLGDLGALGNYPGSPFLASDSEILLDSSEQEDIVEEFFVDSVPDQPNSPSEEEKP; from the exons ATGAAGAACTTGCag aGCACAGAAGATAAAAAACCTTCTACTGAAGATTCACATGAACCAAAAACGGAACAGCAGAACAATCAAACTGCAAATGGCTCCTTAGCAGACACTGGCTCTTTGTCTGCTTCAAGCAACAATGGCGGAAAAGTTTCATGCCAAGATATTGAACTG GTCCAGAATTTAATTGAACGATGTTTACAACTCTACATGAATAGAGATGAGGTTGTCAAAACCCTCTTGAATCGAGCAAGGATAGACCCTGGATTCACAACTTTAG TATGGCAGAAGCTGGAAGAGGAAAATGCTGAATTTTTCAGGGCCTATTACATAAGGCTGAAGTTGAAGAAacaaatccttttatttaacCATTTGCTTGAGCATCAATATCATATGATGAAATATCCAGTGCCTCCAAAGGTTCCCCTGGCTCCAATACAAAATGGAATTCATCCCATGCCTG TCAACAACTTACCGATGGGATACCCTGTGCTACAACCACCAATTCCGGCTGCAGGGCAACCTCATCTTGACTCTATGGGCATATCAAGCTGTCATGTGGTCAATGGAGTCCCTGCACCCAGCAATTTTCAACCTATGCGTATGAATTCTGAAAAAGA CAATGCCACTGATGTAACACCTGCAGCTCCTCCAACCACTACCGTGTCATCTATGTCAGAGATGCCCGTGAGCCCTACATCAGTGGCATCGAGTGGGAATTTTCCCTTCACTGCATCAGACATGTCAGGGATAGGAGTAGACACATCAGCACTTGATTCAGCCTTCACAACAGATGTGGCAAGTTCAGTAGGATTGCAGCTGGGACCTGAAAATGGAGCCGGGAATTCTAGAGATTCCCTTAGATCATTGGATCAGATTCAGTGGAATTTCAGTCTTACAGATCTGACAGCAGACTTGTCAAACTTGGGAG ATTTAGGAGCCCTTGGGAACTATCCTGGTTCTCCTTTCCTTGCCTCTGATTCAGAAATTTTGCTTGATTCTTCAGAGCAAGAGGATATAG TGGAGGAATTTTTTGTTGATTCCGTACCTGACCAGCCAAACTCTCCATCTGAGGAAGAGAAACCATAG
- the LOC105790360 gene encoding uncharacterized protein LOC105790360 isoform X1: MKNLQSTEDKKPSTEDSHEPKTEQQNNQTANGSLADTGSLSASSNNGGKVSCQDIELVQNLIERCLQLYMNRDEVVKTLLNRARIDPGFTTLVWQKLEEENAEFFRAYYIRLKLKKQILLFNHLLEHQYHMMKYPVPPKVPLAPIQNGIHPMPVNNLPMGYPVLQPPIPAAGQPHLDSMGISSCHVVNGVPAPSNFQPMRMNSEKDMLMDSNATDVTPAAPPTTTVSSMSEMPVSPTSVASSGNFPFTASDMSGIGVDTSALDSAFTTDVASSVGLQLGPENGAGNSRDSLRSLDQIQWNFSLTDLTADLSNLGDLGALGNYPGSPFLASDSEILLDSSEQEDIVEEFFVDSVPDQPNSPSEEEKP, from the exons ATGAAGAACTTGCag aGCACAGAAGATAAAAAACCTTCTACTGAAGATTCACATGAACCAAAAACGGAACAGCAGAACAATCAAACTGCAAATGGCTCCTTAGCAGACACTGGCTCTTTGTCTGCTTCAAGCAACAATGGCGGAAAAGTTTCATGCCAAGATATTGAACTG GTCCAGAATTTAATTGAACGATGTTTACAACTCTACATGAATAGAGATGAGGTTGTCAAAACCCTCTTGAATCGAGCAAGGATAGACCCTGGATTCACAACTTTAG TATGGCAGAAGCTGGAAGAGGAAAATGCTGAATTTTTCAGGGCCTATTACATAAGGCTGAAGTTGAAGAAacaaatccttttatttaacCATTTGCTTGAGCATCAATATCATATGATGAAATATCCAGTGCCTCCAAAGGTTCCCCTGGCTCCAATACAAAATGGAATTCATCCCATGCCTG TCAACAACTTACCGATGGGATACCCTGTGCTACAACCACCAATTCCGGCTGCAGGGCAACCTCATCTTGACTCTATGGGCATATCAAGCTGTCATGTGGTCAATGGAGTCCCTGCACCCAGCAATTTTCAACCTATGCGTATGAATTCTGAAAAAGA CATGTTGATGGACAGCAATGCCACTGATGTAACACCTGCAGCTCCTCCAACCACTACCGTGTCATCTATGTCAGAGATGCCCGTGAGCCCTACATCAGTGGCATCGAGTGGGAATTTTCCCTTCACTGCATCAGACATGTCAGGGATAGGAGTAGACACATCAGCACTTGATTCAGCCTTCACAACAGATGTGGCAAGTTCAGTAGGATTGCAGCTGGGACCTGAAAATGGAGCCGGGAATTCTAGAGATTCCCTTAGATCATTGGATCAGATTCAGTGGAATTTCAGTCTTACAGATCTGACAGCAGACTTGTCAAACTTGGGAG ATTTAGGAGCCCTTGGGAACTATCCTGGTTCTCCTTTCCTTGCCTCTGATTCAGAAATTTTGCTTGATTCTTCAGAGCAAGAGGATATAG TGGAGGAATTTTTTGTTGATTCCGTACCTGACCAGCCAAACTCTCCATCTGAGGAAGAGAAACCATAG